CCGAGGATCACACTCATACCCAGATCGGCGAAGTACCCTTCCGCGCGGGCGACACGCTCGTGATCCTCACCACCTGGGAGGCCTTGACCCGGCTCAGTCGAAACAGGGATTTCGTGGTCGTGACCTCGGACTACCCGCAGGAAGAGCCGCGCCCCAAGAAGGTCGGCTGGGCGCTCTTGTTCTTCGCCATCGCGCTTGGGCTGATCCTGCTGACGGACCTGCGCCTGTCGCTCTGCCTGCTGACCGGGGCGGCGGGCATGATCCTGACCCGCGTGCTCGACATCGACGAGGCCTACAATGCCGTGAGCTGGTCGACCGTGTTCCTGCTCGCCAGCCTCATTCCCCTCGGCCAGGCGGTGCAATCCTCCGGCACCGCCGCCTGGATCGCGCAGCAGATCCTCATCCTGCTCGACGGCTGGCCGCTCTGGGCCTTGCAGGCGGGGCTCGCGGTGCTGTCCACGGTGTTCACGCTGATCATGTCCAACGTGGGCGCAACCGTGCTGCTGGTGCCGCTGGCGATCTCCATCGCCATGGCCGCGGGCGGCGATCCGGCGCTCTTTGCGCTGACCGTGGCGATCTCGACCTCGAATTCCTTCCTGATCCCCACCCACCAGGTCAACGCGCTGATCATGGGCCCGGCGGGCTACAAGGTCACCGATTTCATCAAGAGCGGCGGAATCATGACGCTCCTTTTCCTCGTGGTCTCACTGAGCGTCATGAACCTCGTCTTCTGAGCGGATGTTCGCGCTTTGTTAGGGGCTTTGGCCTATGCCCGTGCGCGATACCGTCAAGGCGAGGCCGCGCACATGGCCCGCATCAGCGAGATGCACTATTCCGACGTCTATTCGAACGCGTCCGGCGTGTCGGAGTTTCTCGAGCTCGCGCTCGACCCGTCCGAGGATCCCGCCGATTTCACCGCGAGCTTTTACAATCACGACGGCACCGCCCTGATCGAAATTCCTCTCGACCATCCGGATGTCCGCGTCAGCTTCGATGCCGACAGCGGCGAGAACGTCTATGTCATCTCTCAAGACGATTTCGTGATCCGGTTGACCGATCCCGATGGCGGCGGGACGCTCAACGCCGAGGCGGCGGCCCTGACCGATCACACCTCCGGCACGGTCCACAGCTTCTTCGACATCGGCGGGGAGACCCAGAACATCACCGCTCTGGACGGTGCGGCCCAGGGGGCGGTCTCGGTCAATGTCTGGCCCCCCACCGGCGCGGGCATGGCCACCTATTCGATCCAGTGGAACCAGCCCGACCCGACCACGCCGGTGTTCGAGCCGGTCGATCCCGGCGACACGGGCATGTGCTTCACCCCCGGCACCCGGATCGACACGCCCGATGGCCCGCGTCC
The Dinoroseobacter shibae DFL 12 = DSM 16493 genome window above contains:
- a CDS encoding Hint domain-containing protein, which codes for MARISEMHYSDVYSNASGVSEFLELALDPSEDPADFTASFYNHDGTALIEIPLDHPDVRVSFDADSGENVYVISQDDFVIRLTDPDGGGTLNAEAAALTDHTSGTVHSFFDIGGETQNITALDGAAQGAVSVNVWPPTGAGMATYSIQWNQPDPTTPVFEPVDPGDTGMCFTPGTRIDTPDGPRPVEHLRPGDLVLTRDAGAQPLVWTGARRVPAAGVLAPVAIPVGVHGATAPLLVSPQHRILVTGWQAELLTGAAEVLVAALHLVDGDRVVRRPGGMVTYVHILFDRHQIVRANGAWSESFHPGAQGLDTMAQASRDELLALFPELAADPAAYGPSARPTLRAHEARLLCKL